One window of the Rosa rugosa chromosome 3, drRosRugo1.1, whole genome shotgun sequence genome contains the following:
- the LOC133739095 gene encoding uncharacterized protein LOC133739095, with translation MQPQQLSRIDLGDLRAQLVKRIGPEKSKRYFYYLNKLLSQKLSKKEFDKLCHRVLGSENLPLHNHFILSILKNACQGKIPPPVHSSGPAKPGVQAANSSPSREDGHEQSGNLFPNQNQNVSVWSNGVLPVSPRKGRSAIRERKLRDRPSPLGPNGKVDSVSHPSTGSEDSGSKIITENGDANPFDYQRPMQHLQPVAELPERERDGAVRRPTGKPQILSNQANFAVMEDGEEAEQSNRLSFSRSPLLAPLGIPLYSASVGGARKAIPVGSSCDFVSYYDSGVLSDTETLRNRMEQIAAAQGVGGVSMECANMLNNVLDVYLKRLIKSCVELVGSRSGLEPRKNAAPKQQIQGKVINGMWPSNHPHMQGSNGPLEVSQEERPQRSISLLDFKVAMELNPQQLGEDWPLLLEKICMQSFEE, from the coding sequence ATGCAACCTCAGCAGTTGTCGAGGATCGATTTGGGTGATTTGAGAGCTCAGTTAGTGAAGAGGATCGGGCCTGAGAAGTCGAAACGATACTTTTATTACTTGAACAAGTTGTTGAGTCAGAAGCTGAGCAAGAAAGAGTTTGATAAGTTGTGCCACCGCGTGTTAGGAAGTGAAAACTTGCCGCTGCACAATCATTTTATACTGTCAATCTTGAAGAATGCATGCCAAGGCAAGATCCCGCCACCAGTTCATTCATCAGGTCCTGCAAAACCTGGGGTGCAAGCTGCAAACAGTTCTCCGAGTAGGGAAGATGGGCACGAACAAAGTGGGAACCTTTTCCCAAATCAGAATCAAAATGTGTCTGTTTGGTCTAATGGGGTTTTGCCTGTGTCCCCAAGGAAGGGGAGGTCCGCTATACGTGAGCGGAAGCTAAGGGATAGGCCTAGCCCACTTGGACCAAATGGGAAGGTAGACAGTGTGTCACATCCATCCACAGGTTCAGAGGATAGTGGCAGTAAGATTATCACGGAGAATGGGGATGCAAATCCATTTGATTATCAGAGACCAATGCAGCATCTTCAACCAGTTGCCGAGCTACCTGAACGTGAAAGAGATGGTGCAGTCAGGCGACCCACAGGAAAACCACAGATACTCAGCAATCAGGCCAACTTTGCAGTTATGGAAGATGGGGAAGAGGCGGAACAATCAAACCGTTTGAGTTTCTCCAGAAGTCCTCTTCTTGCTCCACTTGGGATCCCATTATACTCAGCCAGTGTAGGTGGGGCCCGCAAAGCTATTCCGGTGGGTAGCAGCTGTGATTTTGTTAGCTATTATGACAGTGGGGTTTTGTCTGATACGGAGACCCTGAGAAACCGTATGGAGCAGATTGCTGCAGCACAAGGTGTTGGAGGTGTTTCTATGGAATGTGCCAATATGTTAAATAATGTGTTGGATGTGTACTTAAAGCGATTGATCAAATCCTGTGTTGAGCTGGTGGGATCAAGGTCTGGTTTAGAGCCAAGAAAGAATGCTGCACCAAAGCAGCAGATTCAAGGAAAGGTTATTAATGGCATGTGGCCAAGCAATCACCCGCATATGCAGGGCAGCAATGGGCCCTTGGAAGTTTCACAGGAGGAAAGACCGCAGCGCTCAATATCTTTGCTTGATTTTAAGGTTGCAATGGAGCTAAATCCACAGCAACTTGGAGAAGACTGGCCATTGCTGCTGGAGAAGATTTGTATGCAGTCATTTGAGGAATGA